From one Butyricimonas faecihominis genomic stretch:
- a CDS encoding SusC/RagA family TonB-linked outer membrane protein translates to MKNLREKKAFSGIYCRVFMLLAVGLCSITTLWASSNSGSPQRVTINLKDAEIKQVFAEIRKQTTYNFVYSDDQMDQMKKVTVNVKDEVVEKVLDLILSGTPYTYTIEGNAIAIVAKSEAVEKVKKITVSGRVVDKAGIPLPGVSVVIKGTTLGVPTDIDGKFSLSFAEQSNVVFVFSFVGMKKQEISVTDKEFIEVVLEEDREALADVVVTGYQTIAKERATGAYSIVDEETLKKKPTSNLAQALVGLVPGLTVVSAPVDGQVRFAIRGQGTISQVSMGNANFKPDNDPLIVVDGFPISGYRLDSDPFSTINPNDVESVTVLKDAAATSIYGARAANGVIVITTKKGRTGSKLEIAADAYWSVSSRTDLDYLFNMASAENQFRFEELMHKYNPINLASNDPYTKLSSRRRYMSAPFGMLYERDNKKNLSAGDYEAKKQELIELGNREVWKDDLNEYMFQRMMRQQYNVSLRGGSEKLDYAFSASYDDEDSYLQENGKRRMLLNLASNARLTKNLTFEFAVSTMFDRDENNGTSIESMRGWLSPWTRLTDDEGNFVHVATSQTVYEPLLMSGEYYAGKTPTDWTYNPAADRKYTDNYSKTMNYRVQGGFEYRTNWGLNMSAKGQYEQRRYTKHVSYEPESFYVRNLYNTYAEPLESGRYVSYFPTGGVFSNEGHTYEAYNLRGQVDYTMIKDKHMFNALVGTEVISATTEVDPKVTRYGYNKYTNSVLTELDYVTKRNNIFGVSEYMPFEKLGSLSTLEDRFFSVYANASYTYDDRYSVTASFRTDASNFQAEDVRDKFSPFWSMGASWLISNERFMQKVSWVDQLKLRVSYGIAGVAAGKQGTSSVTTVAVYPGSLVYSGNESFNTIAARGNNTLTWEKSRTLNIGADVAFFGHKLSGSIEFYNKFSYDVLANTTVPVISQGETSMLLNNAEILNRGIEFTIGSDLPVAGNLSWSGMLNYSYNHNELKKFGYTGPYMPVGPSYVVGHPIGSVGVLKAVGYTQEGYVLLEGKDGTRETIMDYNSSHVMDFVIPREGETFNDSNWAYYLGTLAPTSSLSFSNQFSWKGLTLSFMITGQFGYYVSTTSFDSFSPDSRNSAAYSKRLNRALEVYDEGYTNQTSYSELPLYTDSNVDAFRSGETYSATIGAAMYFKSSFVKGDHIRLNEVFLGYDLPENLLAKQGVFSRVNIYAQASNLGLIWSANGKMDPDYPIGSLKPIPVFTFGLRLGFKSW, encoded by the coding sequence ATGAAAAATTTGCGAGAAAAAAAAGCTTTTTCGGGAATTTATTGCAGAGTGTTTATGTTGTTGGCGGTGGGTTTGTGTTCGATAACAACACTTTGGGCATCTTCCAATTCGGGGTCCCCGCAACGGGTGACAATTAATCTTAAAGATGCGGAAATAAAGCAGGTATTTGCCGAAATTCGTAAACAAACGACTTACAATTTCGTGTATAGTGATGATCAGATGGATCAAATGAAGAAGGTGACGGTAAACGTGAAGGATGAAGTGGTGGAAAAGGTGTTGGATCTGATTTTATCCGGTACGCCATATACTTACACGATTGAAGGGAATGCGATTGCGATCGTGGCCAAAAGTGAGGCGGTGGAAAAAGTGAAAAAGATAACGGTTTCCGGTCGTGTGGTGGATAAGGCCGGGATACCTTTGCCGGGAGTTTCCGTGGTGATAAAGGGTACGACTCTGGGAGTTCCCACGGATATTGACGGTAAATTCTCGTTGTCATTTGCGGAGCAGTCGAATGTGGTATTTGTGTTTTCTTTCGTGGGAATGAAAAAGCAGGAGATTTCGGTGACCGATAAGGAATTTATTGAAGTTGTACTGGAAGAGGATAGAGAGGCATTGGCAGATGTGGTGGTGACTGGATACCAGACGATTGCCAAGGAGCGGGCAACGGGGGCTTATTCGATCGTGGATGAGGAGACGTTAAAGAAGAAACCGACGTCCAATCTTGCACAAGCGTTGGTTGGGTTGGTGCCGGGATTAACAGTAGTCAGCGCCCCCGTGGATGGGCAGGTGCGGTTTGCTATTCGGGGGCAGGGTACCATATCGCAAGTCTCTATGGGAAATGCTAATTTTAAGCCGGACAACGATCCATTGATCGTGGTGGACGGGTTCCCGATCAGTGGATATAGGCTTGATAGCGATCCATTTTCAACGATTAACCCGAATGATGTAGAATCGGTGACGGTGTTGAAAGATGCGGCGGCAACTTCTATCTACGGTGCACGTGCTGCCAACGGGGTGATCGTGATCACCACGAAAAAGGGACGAACGGGGAGTAAGTTGGAGATTGCGGCAGATGCGTACTGGTCTGTGAGTTCACGGACAGATTTGGACTATTTGTTCAATATGGCTTCGGCGGAGAATCAATTCCGTTTCGAGGAATTGATGCATAAATATAATCCGATTAATCTTGCAAGTAATGATCCTTACACGAAACTTTCCTCCCGGAGGCGATATATGTCGGCTCCATTCGGTATGCTGTACGAGCGGGATAATAAAAAGAATCTCTCAGCGGGAGATTATGAGGCTAAAAAACAGGAGCTTATCGAATTAGGAAACCGGGAGGTGTGGAAAGATGATTTGAACGAGTATATGTTCCAGCGGATGATGCGTCAGCAATATAACGTGTCGTTGCGGGGAGGTTCGGAGAAGTTGGATTACGCATTCTCGGCTTCTTATGATGATGAAGATAGTTACTTGCAAGAAAATGGCAAGCGACGTATGTTGTTGAACTTGGCGAGTAATGCCCGGTTGACGAAGAACTTGACGTTCGAGTTTGCGGTGAGTACTATGTTTGATCGGGATGAGAACAATGGGACGAGCATTGAAAGTATGCGGGGGTGGCTTAGTCCGTGGACGAGACTGACGGATGACGAGGGAAATTTCGTACACGTGGCAACCTCTCAGACGGTATATGAGCCTTTGTTGATGTCGGGGGAATATTATGCAGGAAAGACTCCGACGGACTGGACGTACAATCCTGCTGCCGACCGGAAATACACGGATAACTATTCGAAAACGATGAATTACAGGGTACAGGGAGGTTTTGAATACCGGACAAATTGGGGATTGAACATGAGTGCCAAGGGACAATATGAACAGCGAAGATATACCAAGCACGTGTCTTACGAGCCGGAATCGTTTTACGTGAGAAATTTGTATAACACGTATGCCGAGCCGTTAGAGTCCGGGAGGTACGTTTCTTATTTCCCGACCGGGGGCGTGTTTTCCAACGAGGGACACACGTATGAGGCTTATAATTTGCGCGGGCAGGTGGACTATACGATGATAAAAGATAAACATATGTTCAATGCCTTGGTGGGGACGGAGGTTATTTCCGCCACGACGGAGGTGGATCCGAAAGTGACACGCTACGGGTATAACAAATACACTAATTCCGTGTTGACAGAGTTGGATTACGTGACGAAACGGAATAATATTTTCGGGGTATCCGAGTATATGCCTTTCGAAAAATTGGGAAGTCTGTCAACATTGGAGGATCGTTTTTTCTCGGTGTACGCGAATGCGTCATACACTTATGACGATCGTTATTCGGTGACTGCCAGTTTCCGTACGGATGCGTCCAATTTTCAAGCGGAAGACGTGCGTGATAAATTCTCCCCGTTTTGGTCGATGGGAGCTAGTTGGTTGATTTCGAACGAGCGTTTCATGCAAAAGGTCTCTTGGGTGGATCAGTTGAAGTTGCGGGTATCATATGGTATTGCGGGTGTGGCAGCCGGTAAACAGGGAACGTCCAGTGTGACGACGGTGGCTGTATATCCGGGTAGCTTGGTTTATTCTGGTAACGAGTCTTTTAATACGATTGCGGCACGCGGAAACAACACGTTGACGTGGGAAAAGTCGAGGACACTGAATATCGGTGCGGACGTGGCGTTTTTCGGGCATAAGTTGAGCGGTAGCATAGAGTTTTATAACAAGTTTTCGTACGATGTACTGGCGAACACGACGGTGCCGGTGATTTCACAGGGAGAGACATCCATGTTGTTGAATAATGCAGAGATATTGAACAGGGGAATCGAGTTTACTATCGGTTCGGATCTTCCGGTAGCGGGGAATTTGAGTTGGAGCGGGATGTTGAATTATTCCTATAATCATAATGAGTTGAAAAAATTCGGTTACACGGGGCCTTATATGCCGGTGGGACCTTCATACGTGGTGGGACACCCGATCGGTTCTGTGGGAGTGCTGAAAGCGGTGGGGTACACGCAGGAAGGATACGTGTTGCTGGAAGGGAAAGACGGTACACGAGAGACTATCATGGATTATAATTCCTCGCACGTGATGGATTTCGTGATACCTCGGGAAGGAGAGACGTTTAATGATAGTAATTGGGCTTATTATTTGGGAACGTTGGCCCCGACGAGTTCATTGAGTTTTAGTAACCAGTTTAGCTGGAAAGGATTGACACTCTCTTTCATGATCACGGGGCAGTTTGGTTATTATGTCAGTACGACTTCTTTTGACAGTTTTTCGCCCGATAGTAGAAATTCGGCAGCCTATTCTAAACGCTTGAACCGGGCTTTGGAGGTATATGACGAAGGATATACCAATCAGACGTCTTATTCCGAGTTGCCGCTTTACACGGATAGTAACGTGGACGCATTCCGGAGTGGGGAAACATATTCGGCCACAATAGGGGCAGCGATGTATTTTAAGAGCAGTTTCGTGAAAGGTGATCATATTCGCTTGAATGAAGTGTTCTTGGGGTATGATCTACCGGAAAACCTGTTAGCGAAACAAGGGGTGTTCAGTAGGGTGAATATTTACGCACAAGCAAGTAATTTGGGGCTAATTTGGAGTGCTAACGGGAAGATGGATCCCGATTATCCTATTGGAAGTTTGAAACCAATACCCGTGTTCACATTTGGGTTGAGACTCGGTTTTAAAAGTTGGTAG
- a CDS encoding TlpA disulfide reductase family protein: MKMKSFLMLLVISVLFSCSSQAGYVLKGVFKGAGNGRAVLSVNGVNQQMISDTVEMKEGTFVFEGEVPEAVWATVVVEPEGEETVRMMLALENSRIEMRGDWKNLGMDENKELAVLGMQIIGSKNQDVYEQVEGQYKEVEGLPEFKKFAEMVKKVLEVPEILEDTTFYWEYRKEFDVWFARVKKEQLKIMAANPSVEMVAYELGYMKDDMTLEQLEQVFGQFDVEVQQSEWGKAIRESIELRQRIEPGRPAPEFTLTRRDGSLVSLADYRGKVVVLDFWASWCSPCRASFPWVREFYEEYREKGVEIIGVSIDENKASWEKALDEERLPWPQVIDEIEKGRSRVGGLYHVLAVPMFVVVDKEGKIVVRAHMEKKELLTVVEKVLGK, from the coding sequence ATGAAAATGAAAAGTTTTTTGATGTTATTGGTAATTAGCGTGTTATTCTCTTGTAGTAGTCAAGCGGGATACGTGTTGAAAGGAGTGTTTAAAGGTGCGGGCAACGGTCGTGCTGTGTTGTCGGTGAATGGAGTGAACCAACAAATGATCAGCGATACAGTGGAAATGAAGGAGGGGACGTTCGTGTTCGAGGGGGAAGTACCGGAAGCCGTGTGGGCAACCGTGGTGGTGGAACCGGAGGGGGAGGAGACGGTGCGAATGATGTTGGCATTGGAAAATAGCCGGATCGAGATGCGGGGCGATTGGAAGAATTTAGGAATGGATGAAAACAAGGAGTTGGCTGTCCTTGGGATGCAAATTATCGGTTCGAAGAATCAAGACGTGTACGAACAAGTGGAGGGGCAGTATAAAGAGGTAGAGGGATTGCCGGAGTTTAAAAAATTTGCAGAGATGGTAAAAAAGGTGCTGGAAGTTCCGGAAATATTGGAAGATACTACTTTTTATTGGGAGTATAGAAAAGAGTTTGATGTATGGTTTGCACGTGTAAAGAAGGAGCAGTTGAAAATAATGGCGGCCAATCCGTCCGTGGAAATGGTAGCTTATGAATTGGGTTATATGAAGGATGATATGACATTGGAGCAACTGGAGCAGGTTTTCGGACAGTTCGACGTGGAAGTGCAGCAGAGCGAGTGGGGAAAAGCGATCAGGGAAAGTATCGAGTTGCGGCAACGGATTGAACCGGGACGCCCGGCTCCGGAGTTTACACTAACCCGGCGTGATGGTTCATTGGTGAGCCTTGCTGATTACCGGGGTAAAGTGGTGGTGCTTGATTTTTGGGCAAGTTGGTGTAGTCCGTGTCGGGCGTCTTTTCCTTGGGTGCGGGAATTTTATGAAGAGTATCGCGAGAAAGGGGTCGAGATTATTGGGGTGAGTATTGATGAGAATAAGGCCTCATGGGAGAAAGCATTGGATGAGGAGAGATTGCCGTGGCCGCAGGTGATAGATGAAATCGAGAAGGGGAGGTCTCGTGTGGGAGGTTTGTATCACGTGTTGGCTGTGCCGATGTTTGTGGTCGTGGACAAAGAGGGAAAGATCGTGGTGCGGGCCCACATGGAAAAAAAGGAGCTGTTGACAGTAGTGGAGAAGGTCTTGGGAAAGTAA
- a CDS encoding glycoside hydrolase family 10 protein has translation MKHTRLLILFLILGITTLSAQKSPKREFRGAWIQTVFQSEYAKMTPDEMKADFIRKLNQLQECGINAIIFQVRPEADAWYLSEIEPWSRFCTGKQGVAPDPLFDPMAFLIKECHRRNMEFHAWLNPFRAGTSGTSTLAETHVYHEHPEWFVTYNKQLLFDPGIPACRKYICRIVEDIVSRYDVDAIHMDDYFYPYPVNGIPFPDDNSFRTYGKGYKPEERDEWRRENVNKLIRELKHTIVATKEWVRFGISPFGIYRNKKSTPDGSGSNTNGLQNYDNLYADVTLWVKKKWIDYNIPQIYWEIGHPAADYITLTEWWDKNAHDIHLYIGQDVARTMKANDLTPKMELARSLRHVKGNCFWPANEILWNNGGIADSLREHYHRNPALIPAYTHMYNGRPKKIASPRAERTEKGYTVKWFARGDREDPRNPQYFVIYRFFPGQKINLNDPAHIVAVTRYTECYIPKKKFKCRYVITAVDRFHNESKGKKIKGIR, from the coding sequence ATGAAACATACCCGGTTACTCATTCTATTTTTGATCTTAGGTATAACCACCTTATCGGCACAAAAGTCCCCTAAGCGAGAATTTCGCGGGGCATGGATTCAAACCGTTTTCCAGAGTGAATACGCTAAAATGACACCGGACGAAATGAAAGCCGATTTTATTCGTAAACTCAACCAATTGCAAGAATGTGGGATCAACGCCATCATTTTCCAAGTCCGCCCGGAAGCCGATGCATGGTACTTATCGGAAATAGAACCTTGGAGCCGTTTTTGCACGGGCAAACAAGGCGTTGCCCCCGATCCCCTGTTCGATCCCATGGCTTTCCTGATCAAGGAATGTCACCGCCGTAACATGGAATTTCATGCTTGGCTTAATCCTTTTCGCGCCGGGACTTCCGGCACCTCCACGCTGGCTGAAACCCACGTGTACCACGAACATCCCGAATGGTTCGTTACCTACAACAAACAGTTACTTTTCGATCCGGGCATACCCGCTTGCCGGAAGTACATTTGCCGGATCGTGGAAGACATCGTGAGCCGCTATGACGTGGACGCCATTCACATGGACGATTACTTCTATCCCTATCCCGTGAACGGGATACCCTTTCCGGACGACAACAGTTTCCGCACCTACGGGAAAGGCTACAAACCCGAAGAACGGGACGAGTGGCGCCGGGAGAATGTCAATAAACTCATCCGCGAGCTGAAACACACCATCGTGGCAACCAAAGAATGGGTACGCTTTGGGATCAGTCCTTTCGGTATCTACCGAAACAAAAAAAGTACTCCCGATGGTAGCGGCAGCAACACCAACGGGTTGCAGAACTATGACAACCTGTATGCCGACGTAACCTTATGGGTCAAAAAGAAATGGATCGATTACAACATACCCCAAATATACTGGGAAATCGGCCACCCGGCCGCAGACTATATCACGCTGACTGAATGGTGGGACAAAAATGCTCATGATATTCACCTATACATCGGGCAGGACGTTGCCCGCACGATGAAAGCCAATGATCTCACCCCAAAGATGGAACTCGCTCGTTCCTTACGTCACGTGAAAGGCAATTGTTTCTGGCCCGCAAACGAGATTCTTTGGAATAACGGTGGGATTGCCGATAGTCTCCGGGAACATTACCACCGTAACCCCGCATTAATCCCCGCCTATACCCACATGTACAACGGCCGTCCCAAGAAAATAGCCTCTCCCCGAGCCGAACGCACGGAAAAAGGCTACACGGTGAAATGGTTCGCCCGCGGTGACCGGGAAGATCCCCGTAATCCCCAGTATTTCGTCATCTACCGTTTCTTCCCCGGCCAGAAAATCAACCTGAACGACCCGGCTCACATCGTCGCTGTCACCCGCTACACGGAATGTTACATCCCGAAGAAAAAATTCAAATGCCGTTACGTGATCACGGCTGTTGACCGCTTTCACAACGAATCGAAAGGAAAGAAGATAAAAGGTATACGGTAA
- a CDS encoding BF3164 family lipoprotein, with the protein MKKTAFIIIALLLAFGCSDEKHEVPKEDNPLFSTSRAISLNQLGETINLEKIGIYNPTKVIKKDSLLIVLDLNGLNKISIYQENGKLLGSYLPTGMGADRGLYILTMTLDDKGILSAYDFGNDRLVEFDLNHFGQPEFGPKFIDMPKDKKHLCVAKSGSTIISTGMFDEGRYGLMNNNSEEYFLSYPEIPSYRTINDTLRSALFASNIIKIKPDGTKFVCANMQSGIIDFCSLIPCTNITRVAELNLYSPKATVKNMRRTPVAYSTDNLFGFCDIEVTDEYIYALYSGRSYRKYKDQIVYGERIVVFDWEGNHVHTYLLRNPFTSISFNKEENAIYGLTNNPNSVLIKYTLD; encoded by the coding sequence ATGAAAAAGACAGCATTTATAATTATAGCTTTATTGCTTGCCTTCGGTTGTTCCGACGAGAAACATGAAGTGCCAAAAGAAGATAATCCATTATTCAGTACAAGTCGTGCTATCTCCTTGAATCAACTGGGTGAAACGATTAACTTGGAAAAAATTGGAATTTACAACCCGACAAAAGTTATCAAAAAAGACTCCTTACTTATCGTATTGGATCTAAACGGACTTAATAAAATCTCCATATACCAAGAAAACGGGAAGTTACTAGGCAGTTATCTGCCAACGGGAATGGGTGCGGATCGGGGACTCTATATTCTCACGATGACCCTCGACGACAAAGGAATCCTTTCCGCCTATGACTTTGGAAATGACAGATTAGTTGAATTCGATTTAAATCACTTCGGACAACCTGAATTCGGACCTAAATTTATTGATATGCCCAAGGATAAAAAACACCTTTGCGTGGCAAAATCAGGCTCGACAATTATCTCTACCGGAATGTTTGACGAAGGTAGATACGGTTTAATGAACAACAATAGCGAAGAATACTTTTTAAGTTACCCGGAAATACCGAGTTATCGCACCATAAACGATACTTTAAGAAGTGCTTTATTTGCCAGTAATATCATCAAGATAAAACCCGACGGAACAAAATTTGTCTGTGCGAATATGCAGAGTGGCATCATCGATTTCTGCTCTCTCATACCTTGCACCAATATCACTCGCGTTGCCGAGCTGAATCTTTATTCTCCGAAAGCCACAGTTAAAAATATGCGGAGAACGCCCGTTGCCTATTCCACAGACAATCTCTTCGGGTTCTGTGATATTGAAGTTACTGACGAGTACATATACGCCTTGTATTCCGGTAGAAGTTACCGCAAATATAAAGACCAGATAGTATACGGTGAACGGATTGTTGTGTTCGACTGGGAGGGCAATCACGTCCACACTTATTTATTAAGAAATCCGTTCACCTCTATTTCTTTCAACAAAGAAGAGAATGCAATTTACGGTTTGACAAACAACCCGAATTCAGTGTTAATCAAATATACATTGGATTAA
- a CDS encoding RagB/SusD family nutrient uptake outer membrane protein gives MKKIYVIIALLGTMILGACSDFLDETTDKSGSAYIYHMDQLYGLMGSIDLYLFENIDSDTGEGSSSGAYLTEALPLSDAVELSPEFYVYGLLSGEPTTYEAYCWQGETLMTSDWMLWTWTPVWERIYRFNTVLEYLDEVVQTTAAVHDQVEGEARFGRAYYHFMLLTQYCLWDEDKPGIGYRDNAKAGEIPGRETVGYTLEHIYEDLRLAEEALTRAGRTTFDQTRNFRPTVPTVQAFRARVALYRGNYELALANATEALKAHNVLVDFKNEPEYELEEWSWISVLDEEGEPVDEIVISSMFELDDMDVEAVAKYEELYLPNVSWEGLGGTCPISESFYELWDRENDARWIYFYSSCTPLLMAYANLVELDPETWTEYITHENWQRLKPWNLYSYSRFAGNSLIGMTTAEMYLIKAECEARSGNTGAAAETLRTLRYTRFMDEVSAEAGVTGSVQDVLDERLREMGAFWRFYDVKRLNGAEDAGIYVRREILTDPADLSTRTQLEIAPDDPRWALPFYSFEAEMMGWEQNEGWR, from the coding sequence ATGAAAAAGATATATGTAATTATCGCCTTGTTGGGAACCATGATATTGGGGGCGTGTAGTGACTTTTTGGATGAGACAACGGACAAGTCGGGTAGTGCTTACATTTACCATATGGATCAGCTTTACGGGTTGATGGGAAGTATTGATCTTTATTTGTTTGAAAATATAGACTCGGATACGGGGGAAGGATCTTCTTCCGGGGCTTACTTGACGGAAGCGCTGCCACTGTCGGATGCGGTGGAGTTGTCGCCGGAGTTTTACGTGTACGGGTTGTTGTCGGGAGAGCCTACGACTTACGAGGCGTATTGTTGGCAAGGGGAGACGTTGATGACTTCGGACTGGATGTTATGGACTTGGACTCCGGTTTGGGAACGGATTTATCGTTTCAATACGGTGCTGGAGTATTTGGATGAGGTCGTGCAGACGACAGCGGCTGTACACGATCAAGTGGAGGGTGAGGCCCGTTTCGGTAGGGCGTATTACCACTTTATGTTGTTGACGCAATATTGTTTGTGGGATGAAGATAAACCGGGGATCGGTTATCGGGATAATGCCAAGGCGGGAGAGATTCCGGGACGGGAGACTGTTGGTTACACGTTGGAGCATATTTATGAAGATTTAAGGTTGGCGGAAGAAGCATTAACGAGAGCAGGACGTACGACGTTTGATCAGACACGTAATTTCCGTCCGACAGTACCGACCGTGCAAGCGTTCCGGGCGCGGGTTGCCTTGTACCGGGGGAATTACGAGTTGGCGTTGGCGAATGCGACCGAAGCATTGAAAGCCCATAATGTTCTAGTGGATTTCAAAAACGAACCGGAGTACGAGTTGGAAGAGTGGAGTTGGATTAGTGTGTTAGATGAAGAGGGAGAACCGGTGGATGAGATTGTTATAAGTTCTATGTTTGAGTTGGACGATATGGATGTGGAGGCGGTAGCCAAGTATGAAGAGTTGTACTTACCCAACGTGTCTTGGGAAGGGCTAGGGGGAACTTGTCCGATATCGGAGTCTTTTTATGAGCTTTGGGATCGGGAGAATGATGCCCGCTGGATTTATTTCTATAGTTCTTGTACGCCTCTTTTGATGGCTTATGCTAATCTTGTCGAATTGGATCCAGAGACATGGACCGAATATATCACTCATGAAAATTGGCAACGTTTGAAGCCTTGGAATTTGTATAGCTATTCACGTTTTGCCGGTAACTCGCTTATCGGGATGACCACGGCCGAGATGTATCTGATCAAGGCTGAGTGCGAGGCTCGGAGTGGCAATACGGGTGCGGCGGCAGAGACGTTGCGAACGTTGAGATACACTCGTTTCATGGATGAGGTGTCTGCCGAGGCCGGGGTAACCGGTAGTGTGCAGGACGTGCTGGATGAACGATTGCGGGAAATGGGTGCTTTTTGGCGGTTCTATGATGTCAAGCGTCTGAACGGGGCGGAGGATGCCGGTATTTATGTGCGCCGAGAGATTTTGACGGATCCTGCCGATTTGAGTACTCGTACCCAATTGGAAATAGCCCCGGATGATCCACGTTGGGCATTGCCTTTCTACTCTTTTGAAGCGGAAATGATGGGCTGGGAGCAAAATGAAGGTTGGAGATAA
- a CDS encoding TlpA disulfide reductase family protein → MKINIIVLLASLLMTCGTREGYVVKGSLKGAGDGYVEFLVQDHTGKLVIADTVDMKGGTFCFEGKTPFVAVCTLRVVPERKDVLNMIMVLENSQIELQGDWANLDRDAGGNFFIRDMTTKGGENTEVSNLLDEIYVAIRKLPEFKDYDRLEKWFVSLDENGELTEEDYLRADTLQALQERYLDLVFEEQLKIMAAHPSLEAAAFYLTPMIDGMNLEEFERAFGLFDETVRNSEMLTAIRKELETRQRLAPGREAPAFTLARADGQEMSLVDLRGQVVLLDFWASWCGPCRASFPWMREFYQKYHDNGVEILGISVDDDKNAWEKALEAEKLPWLHVRDEKHSGGERTVSALYDVEGIPHFVLIDQEGRLVASGYFVREKLEALVDELLDK, encoded by the coding sequence ATGAAAATAAATATAATTGTGCTGCTCGCAAGCCTGCTTATGACTTGCGGCACACGGGAGGGGTATGTTGTAAAAGGTAGTTTGAAAGGTGCTGGGGATGGGTATGTAGAGTTTTTGGTGCAGGATCACACGGGCAAGCTGGTCATTGCCGATACGGTTGATATGAAGGGGGGAACGTTCTGTTTTGAAGGTAAGACACCTTTCGTGGCAGTGTGTACTTTACGGGTGGTTCCGGAGAGGAAGGATGTTTTGAATATGATCATGGTACTGGAGAATAGTCAGATCGAGTTGCAAGGAGACTGGGCAAATCTTGACCGGGATGCGGGAGGTAACTTTTTTATTCGGGACATGACGACTAAAGGGGGTGAGAATACGGAGGTGAGCAACCTTTTGGATGAGATCTATGTGGCCATTCGGAAGTTACCGGAGTTCAAAGATTACGATCGTTTGGAGAAGTGGTTTGTTTCGCTGGATGAGAATGGAGAGTTGACTGAAGAGGATTATTTGAGGGCGGATACGTTGCAAGCGTTGCAGGAGCGCTATTTGGATTTGGTGTTCGAGGAACAATTGAAGATCATGGCTGCTCACCCGTCATTGGAAGCGGCGGCATTCTACCTGACGCCCATGATCGACGGGATGAATTTGGAAGAATTCGAGCGGGCTTTCGGATTGTTTGACGAGACCGTGAGGAATAGCGAGATGTTGACCGCTATACGCAAGGAGTTGGAGACTCGTCAACGTTTGGCACCGGGACGAGAGGCTCCTGCTTTCACGTTGGCACGGGCTGATGGACAGGAGATGTCGCTTGTTGACTTGCGGGGACAGGTGGTGTTGTTGGACTTTTGGGCAAGTTGGTGCGGGCCGTGTCGTGCTTCGTTTCCTTGGATGAGAGAGTTTTACCAAAAGTACCATGACAATGGAGTGGAAATTCTCGGAATTAGTGTGGATGATGATAAAAATGCTTGGGAAAAAGCCTTGGAGGCGGAAAAGTTACCGTGGCTTCACGTGAGGGACGAAAAACACTCTGGGGGAGAACGTACGGTAAGTGCCTTGTACGATGTGGAAGGTATTCCGCACTTCGTGTTGATCGATCAGGAGGGAAGGTTGGTTGCCTCCGGGTATTTTGTTCGGGAGAAATTGGAAGCGTTGGTTGATGAGTTATTGGATAAATAG